Proteins encoded within one genomic window of Sphaerotilus montanus:
- a CDS encoding Uma2 family endonuclease has product MTAAEFLAWEAGQVERHEFVSGEVFAMAGAGAGHAMVAGNLYMALRQHLRGTPCRTFMSDMKLHAETSGSYFYPDVFVTCSASDRTSQLVMREPTLVIEVLSPGTAAYDRGAKFAHYRQMASLQEIALIDLSSRGCDVYRRQGDGLWLLHPFELGQGVAFASVDLRISAEDLFAEVDVDDPPAAAAT; this is encoded by the coding sequence ATGACCGCCGCCGAGTTCCTCGCATGGGAAGCGGGTCAGGTCGAACGGCATGAATTTGTCAGCGGCGAAGTGTTCGCGATGGCTGGCGCGGGCGCAGGGCATGCGATGGTGGCGGGCAATCTCTACATGGCGTTGCGCCAGCACCTGCGCGGCACGCCATGCCGGACGTTCATGAGCGACATGAAGCTCCACGCGGAAACGTCGGGCAGCTACTTCTATCCGGACGTGTTCGTGACGTGCAGCGCAAGCGACCGCACCAGTCAGCTGGTCATGCGCGAGCCGACGCTGGTGATCGAAGTCCTCTCGCCCGGTACCGCCGCCTATGACCGGGGCGCCAAGTTCGCACACTACCGCCAGATGGCGTCGTTGCAGGAAATCGCGCTGATCGACCTGTCCAGCCGTGGCTGCGATGTGTACCGCCGGCAGGGGGATGGCTTGTGGCTGCTGCATCCGTTCGAGCTGGGTCAAGGGGTGGCGTTCGCGAGCGTGGATCTGCGCATCAGTGCGGAGGATCTGTTTGCAGAGGTGGATGTGGACGATCCTCCCGCCGCTGCAGCGACTTGA
- a CDS encoding PaaI family thioesterase: MQFPVSIPFVDHLGFELIRFDGGEAEIHVELKPELLNSFLVAHGGLSMTLLDVVMAHAARSVQHESGAVTIEMKTSFFRPGEGRLRAIGKLLHRSATMAFTEGHVYGTDGQLCAHATGTFKYVKRLPAAGREIKSLQRREDRPHPPLQTDPPH; the protein is encoded by the coding sequence ATGCAATTTCCCGTTTCCATCCCCTTCGTCGACCACCTCGGTTTCGAGCTGATCCGCTTTGATGGCGGCGAGGCCGAGATCCATGTCGAGCTGAAGCCCGAGTTGCTGAACTCCTTCCTCGTCGCGCATGGCGGGCTGTCGATGACGCTGCTGGACGTCGTGATGGCCCACGCCGCCCGCAGCGTCCAGCACGAAAGCGGCGCCGTCACGATCGAGATGAAGACCTCGTTCTTCCGCCCCGGTGAAGGGCGCCTGCGGGCGATCGGCAAGCTGCTGCACCGCTCGGCGACGATGGCCTTCACCGAGGGGCATGTCTATGGCACGGATGGGCAGCTCTGCGCCCATGCGACGGGGACGTTCAAGTATGTGAAGCGCCTGCCGGCTGCCGGGCGGGAGATCAAGTCGCTGCAGCGGCGGGAGGATCGTCCACATCCACCTCTGCAAACAGATCCTCCGCACTGA